Proteins encoded in a region of the Vicia villosa cultivar HV-30 ecotype Madison, WI linkage group LG5, Vvil1.0, whole genome shotgun sequence genome:
- the LOC131606140 gene encoding uncharacterized protein LOC131606140 — translation MRITTTTRRKMAAQQEVSEASKRRKMAAQQEVSEASKRRKMAAQQEVSEASKRRKMTEEACSYLPDDLWECVFKSLNGDHLTFKSLSVVSKQFLYITNRLRSSLTITDQTIPFLPRIFQRFPNLRSLDLTRLSRVCDLDALLIQISTFNCDLRDLSCNSIAANGLRALSKTMKNLTSFSCSRMYNINKKDLFFIAECFPLLEELVLTNPYVSSYYDLMLDDNDPFLALPKLRKLDLSGNFIKDLESINYHLKNCHLLQEFIMVDCFFWRLMSIYQ, via the coding sequence ATgagaataacaacaacaacaagaagaaaAATGGCTGCACAACAAGAGGTTTCAGAAGCATCAAAAAGACGAAAAATGGCTGCACAACAAGAGGTTTCAGAAGCATCAAAAAGACGAAAAATGGCTGCACAACAAGAGGTTTCAGAAgcatcaaaaagaagaaaaatgacgGAAGAAGCATGTTCATATTTACCGGATGATTTATGGGAGTGTGTCTTCAAATCTCTCAATGGCGACCACTTGACTTTCAAGTCTCTCTCCGTCGTCTCAAAACAGTTTCTCTACATCACCAACCGTCTCCGAAGCTCTCTCACAATCACCGATCAAACCATCCCTTTCCTTCCTCGCATCTTCCAAAGGTTTCCTAACCTCAGATCACTCGACCTGACTCGCTTATCTAGAGTATGTGACCTCGATGCCCTTCTTATCCAAATCTCCACTTTCAACTGTGACCTGCGAGATTTGTCCTGCAACAGCATCGCTGCAAATGGATTACGAGCTTTGTCCAAAACGATGAAGAATTTGACTTCTTTTTCATGTTCCAGAATGTATAATATCAACAAGAAAGACCTTTTCTTCATTGCTGAGTGTTTCCCTTTACTCGAAGAACTCGTTCTCACTAATCCCTATGTTTCTAGTTACTATGATTTAATGCTAGATGATAATGATCCATTCTTGGCACTTCCCAAACTCCGCAAGCTTGATTTGTCTGGCAATTTCATCAAGGATCTGGAATCTATTAACTATCACTTAAAGAACTGTCACCTCCTTCAAGAGTTTATAATGGTTGACTGTTTTTTTTGGAGACTAATGAGTATATATCAATAA